Proteins co-encoded in one Flavivirga eckloniae genomic window:
- a CDS encoding tetratricopeptide repeat protein, with the protein MATYSKRGYKPKNKVEKEQNIEEGSTTAEVFNTLDETASKTEAFVEKNQKYIFIIIGVVAIIVLGSLGYKEFIGKPKQMAAMNDMFQAQKYFDQAVTGTAKDSLYNLALSGGEGKFGMLDIIEEYSGTPSANLASYYAGTAYLRLKDYKKAIEHLENFKSEDEVLAPLAKGNIGDAFVQLNQSEDALGYYEEAAEMRNNEYTTPMYLFKAGTIALELGKADKALANFERIKEDYPNSTEASKVDVFIGKAQVLADKY; encoded by the coding sequence ATGGCGACTTATAGTAAAAGAGGATACAAACCTAAGAATAAGGTAGAAAAAGAGCAAAACATTGAAGAAGGCTCTACTACTGCAGAAGTTTTCAATACACTTGATGAAACAGCTTCGAAAACAGAGGCATTTGTAGAAAAGAATCAGAAGTATATTTTTATAATTATAGGAGTAGTTGCAATAATTGTTCTGGGATCTTTAGGATACAAGGAGTTTATAGGCAAGCCAAAGCAAATGGCGGCTATGAACGATATGTTCCAGGCTCAGAAATATTTTGATCAGGCAGTTACTGGTACAGCTAAAGACTCGTTATACAATTTAGCTTTAAGTGGAGGAGAAGGAAAGTTTGGTATGTTAGATATTATTGAAGAGTACAGTGGTACACCTTCGGCTAATTTAGCAAGTTATTATGCAGGTACGGCTTATTTAAGATTAAAAGATTATAAAAAAGCCATTGAGCATTTAGAAAACTTTAAAAGTGAAGATGAAGTATTGGCGCCTTTAGCAAAAGGAAATATAGGAGATGCTTTTGTTCAGCTAAATCAGTCTGAAGACGCTTTAGGATATTACGAAGAAGCTGCCGAAATGCGCAATAATGAATATACTACACCAATGTATCTGTTTAAAGCAGGAACAATTGCTTTAGAGCTAGGAAAAGCAGATAAGGCGTTAGCTAATTTTGAGAGAATTAAGGAAGATTATCCTAATTCAACCGAGGCATCTAAAGTAGATGTGTTTATTGGTAAAGCTCAAGTGCTGGCAGATAAATACTAA
- the recF gene encoding DNA replication/repair protein RecF (All proteins in this family for which functions are known are DNA-binding proteins that assist the filamentation of RecA onto DNA for the initiation of recombination or recombinational repair.) → MILKSLSLLNYKNFDSKSFTFNDKINCIVGNNGIGKTNVLDAIYHLSFGKSYFNPVATQNIRHHEDFFVINGDYEKDEKNEKIVVSLKRGQKKVIKRNAKIYEKFSDHIGFLPLVIISPADRDLIIEGSTTRRKFIDSVISQSDKTYLSHLINYNKILAQRNALLKYFALNHTFNNDTLEVYNNQLTDYGTAIFEKRDAFLKTFIPIFKARYEAISSGNESVDLVYHSDLFDGKLNTLLQNTINKDKALQYTSVGIHKDDLHFNIEGHPIKKFGSQGQQKSFLIALKLAQFDFIKTQSGVNPILLLDDIFDKLDEQRVAQIIKLVDDENFGQLFISDTHAERTEAAVKQVHQSYEIFKL, encoded by the coding sequence ATGATTTTAAAATCGCTTTCATTATTAAATTATAAAAACTTTGATAGTAAATCATTTACTTTCAATGATAAAATAAATTGCATTGTTGGCAATAATGGTATCGGGAAAACCAATGTACTTGATGCTATTTATCATTTGTCCTTTGGAAAAAGCTATTTTAATCCGGTTGCAACTCAGAATATCAGGCATCATGAAGATTTTTTTGTTATAAATGGCGACTACGAAAAGGACGAAAAAAACGAAAAAATAGTTGTTAGCTTAAAACGAGGGCAAAAAAAAGTTATTAAACGCAATGCTAAAATTTACGAAAAGTTTAGTGACCATATCGGTTTTTTACCTTTAGTGATTATTTCACCAGCCGATAGGGATTTAATTATTGAAGGCAGTACTACCCGACGAAAGTTTATAGATAGTGTGATTTCACAAAGCGACAAAACCTATTTAAGTCATTTAATTAACTACAATAAAATACTGGCACAACGTAATGCCCTACTAAAATATTTTGCTTTAAACCATACCTTTAACAACGATACTTTAGAAGTTTACAACAATCAATTGACCGATTATGGAACTGCTATTTTTGAAAAACGAGATGCTTTCTTAAAAACATTCATCCCTATTTTTAAAGCTCGTTACGAGGCTATTAGTAGTGGTAACGAATCTGTAGACCTAGTATACCATAGCGATTTATTTGATGGCAAATTAAACACCCTTTTGCAAAATACCATTAATAAAGATAAAGCATTGCAATACACTAGTGTTGGTATTCATAAAGATGATCTGCATTTTAATATAGAAGGGCATCCTATTAAAAAGTTTGGAAGTCAGGGTCAGCAAAAATCATTTTTAATTGCCTTAAAATTGGCTCAATTCGATTTTATAAAAACGCAAAGTGGTGTAAACCCCATTTTATTATTAGATGATATTTTTGATAAACTAGATGAACAACGTGTGGCTCAAATTATAAAATTAGTAGATGATGAAAATTTCGGACAACTATTTATAAGCGACACGCATGCAGAGCGCACTGAAGCTGCCGTTAAGCAAGTACATCAATCATACGAAATTTTCAAGCTGTAA
- a CDS encoding DUF721 domain-containing protein yields the protein MAKRNNEHISISDALKEFVEANKLEKGLNKVNVADAWTKLMGNGVNNYTASVNLERDTLYVQLTSSVLREELSYGKQKIIDMLNEDLGKEIIKKLVLR from the coding sequence ATGGCAAAACGAAACAACGAACATATAAGCATAAGTGATGCATTAAAAGAGTTTGTAGAAGCAAATAAATTAGAAAAAGGCTTAAACAAGGTTAATGTTGCAGACGCTTGGACCAAACTTATGGGCAATGGTGTAAATAACTATACAGCCTCTGTAAATTTAGAACGAGACACCCTATACGTACAACTGACTTCCAGTGTTTTAAGGGAGGAACTAAGTTATGGTAAGCAAAAAATAATCGATATGCTTAACGAAGATTTAGGTAAGGAAATTATTAAAAAACTGGTACTCCGATGA
- a CDS encoding cold-shock protein, with amino-acid sequence MSKGTVKFFNDSKGFGFIIEEDNNKEHFVHISGLIDEIREGDTVEFDLQEGRKGLNAVNVKVV; translated from the coding sequence ATGAGTAAAGGTACCGTAAAATTTTTCAATGATTCTAAAGGTTTTGGATTTATCATTGAAGAAGACAACAACAAAGAACACTTCGTACACATTTCAGGACTTATCGATGAAATTCGTGAAGGTGATACAGTAGAATTCGATCTACAAGAAGGTAGAAAAGGATTAAACGCCGTAAACGTAAAAGTAGTCTAA
- a CDS encoding nucleoside-diphosphate kinase has translation MVTNRTFTMLKPDAVEKGHIGAILEKISASGFRIVAMKLTQMTKADAEAFYAIHKERPFFGELVEYMTRGPIVAAILEKDNAVEDFRTLIGATNPADAAEGTIRKLYAASIGENAVHGSDSDENAAIEGAFHFSGREMF, from the coding sequence ATGGTAACAAACAGAACATTTACAATGCTTAAGCCTGATGCTGTCGAAAAGGGACACATTGGAGCTATATTAGAAAAAATTTCGGCTTCAGGATTTAGAATCGTAGCCATGAAATTAACGCAAATGACTAAGGCTGATGCTGAAGCATTTTATGCGATACATAAAGAACGTCCGTTTTTTGGAGAGCTGGTTGAATATATGACTCGTGGACCTATTGTTGCAGCTATTCTGGAAAAAGACAATGCTGTTGAAGATTTTAGAACATTAATAGGAGCGACAAACCCTGCAGATGCTGCCGAAGGAACTATTCGTAAATTATATGCAGCTTCTATTGGAGAGAATGCTGTACATGGTAGTGATAGTGATGAGAACGCTGCTATAGAAGGTGCTTTTCATTTTTCTGGTAGAGAAATGTTTTAA
- a CDS encoding DHH family phosphoesterase, producing MNEQDITSIKQLLSNQKKIVIVPHKNPDGDAIGSTLGLYHYLIKGNHLVNVLVPNDYPTFLKWIPGNDVILKHDSQTKVCDALIENADIIFTLDFNAFHRTGNMETVLANSNALKIMIDHHQAPDDYATYMFSDVSMSSTCEMIYNFIDMLGDTDLIDSNIATCLYVGIMTDTGSFRFLSTTSKTHRIIAQLIEKGANNTNIHNNVYDTNSYERLQLLGCALSNLKVIPESRAAYITLSQEELNKYNYKKGDTEGVVNYALSLNNTVLAAIFIEDKQEGIVKISLRSKGHFSVNELSRAHFNGGGHTNAAGGKSYLSLEDTVAKFISILPSYNKALNNE from the coding sequence ATGAATGAACAAGATATAACAAGTATAAAACAACTATTATCTAACCAAAAAAAGATTGTTATTGTACCTCATAAAAATCCAGATGGAGATGCTATTGGCTCTACTCTTGGCTTGTATCACTACCTTATTAAAGGTAACCATTTGGTAAATGTTTTAGTTCCTAACGATTACCCTACCTTCCTAAAATGGATTCCGGGTAATGATGTTATTCTAAAACATGATTCTCAAACCAAAGTCTGCGATGCGTTAATAGAAAATGCAGATATTATTTTCACTTTAGATTTTAATGCTTTTCACAGAACCGGCAATATGGAAACGGTATTAGCTAATAGCAATGCCTTAAAAATCATGATCGATCATCATCAAGCACCCGATGATTATGCTACTTATATGTTTAGCGATGTTAGCATGAGTTCTACTTGCGAAATGATATACAATTTTATTGATATGTTAGGTGATACTGACCTGATTGATTCCAACATTGCGACCTGTTTATATGTTGGTATAATGACAGACACTGGTTCCTTTAGGTTTTTATCTACCACAAGCAAAACCCATAGAATAATAGCCCAACTCATTGAAAAAGGCGCAAATAACACCAACATTCACAACAATGTTTACGATACTAACAGTTATGAACGCTTACAACTTCTGGGGTGCGCTTTGAGCAACTTAAAAGTAATTCCAGAATCGAGAGCAGCTTATATAACGCTTTCGCAAGAAGAATTAAACAAATACAATTATAAGAAAGGCGATACCGAAGGCGTTGTTAATTATGCTTTATCATTAAACAACACGGTACTAGCTGCTATTTTTATTGAAGACAAGCAAGAAGGTATTGTAAAAATATCGTTACGCTCAAAAGGACATTTTTCTGTTAACGAATTATCAAGAGCGCATTTTAACGGTGGTGGCCATACCAATGCAGCTGGAGGAAAAAGCTATTTATCTCTAGAGGATACGGTTGCTAAATTTATTAGTATATTGCCTAGTTATAATAAAGCCCTAAATAATGAATAA
- the gldI gene encoding gliding motility-associated peptidyl-prolyl isomerase GldI: MNKLLTLAIVLLAINCKTPEARRPESVKTGSFIDASVERNKKLNAQEQASIEKIMQEQGKNYIASESGFWYYYNNRIESDTLKKPLFGDIVNYNYNVKALNGSLIYSKEDLKTQVYTMDKEELFTGLREGLKLMKTGETVTFLFPSQKAYGYYGDEKKIGSNTPLICEVTINSITQNQTN; the protein is encoded by the coding sequence ATGAATAAATTACTAACACTAGCCATTGTTTTACTGGCCATAAACTGTAAAACACCAGAAGCTCGGCGACCGGAATCAGTTAAAACCGGCTCTTTTATAGATGCTTCTGTAGAGCGCAATAAAAAACTAAATGCTCAAGAGCAAGCTTCCATAGAAAAAATCATGCAAGAACAAGGCAAGAATTATATCGCTTCAGAAAGTGGCTTTTGGTATTATTACAATAACAGAATAGAATCCGATACTTTAAAAAAACCTCTTTTTGGAGATATTGTAAACTATAATTACAATGTAAAAGCGTTAAATGGCAGCCTGATATATTCTAAAGAAGACCTTAAAACACAAGTCTATACCATGGATAAAGAAGAATTGTTTACGGGTTTACGCGAAGGTTTAAAGCTAATGAAAACCGGAGAAACCGTTACCTTTCTTTTCCCATCTCAAAAAGCCTACGGTTATTATGGCGATGAAAAGAAAATAGGCAGTAATACACCGCTAATTTGCGAGGTTACAATAAATTCAATTACCCAAAATCAAACAAATTAA
- a CDS encoding peptidylprolyl isomerase, whose product MIFLKNTIKILTFAFLIALVSCKAQYPELEDGIYAEFVTTEGIMVAKLAHKKAPITVANFVSLAEGTNTAVDDEYKGKKFYNGLIFHRVIDQFMIQGGDPTGTGSGSPGYKFRDEFHPDLKHDKPGILSMANSGRNTNGSQFFITEVPKPHLDNGYNVFGELVIGIDVQDSISNVKTAAGDKPVEDVVIKELNIIRKGKDAKSFDAPSTFSNHFAEAERKEKERKAKAEAIIKATKEKFNKQKAEATLLDSGLQYIITEKGTGEKLPENASVLTHYAVYFENGKLLQTSKLEIAEALDAVNEKSKAANRYRPITADIGPDAEMIAGFKEGVRQLSVGDKATLFIPYHLAYGESGGRGIPPKSNIIFEVEILELLK is encoded by the coding sequence ATGATTTTTTTAAAAAACACTATCAAAATTTTAACATTTGCTTTTTTAATAGCTCTAGTTTCATGTAAAGCCCAATACCCAGAACTTGAAGATGGCATATACGCAGAATTTGTAACCACAGAAGGTATTATGGTTGCAAAATTAGCACATAAAAAAGCGCCAATAACTGTTGCCAATTTTGTATCGTTAGCAGAAGGTACAAATACTGCTGTTGATGACGAATATAAAGGAAAAAAATTCTATAATGGGCTTATTTTTCATCGCGTTATCGATCAATTTATGATACAAGGAGGTGACCCAACGGGAACTGGATCTGGAAGCCCTGGTTATAAGTTCAGAGATGAGTTTCACCCGGATTTAAAACATGATAAACCTGGTATTTTATCTATGGCAAACTCCGGACGCAATACAAACGGAAGCCAATTCTTTATTACAGAAGTTCCAAAACCTCACTTAGATAACGGATATAACGTTTTTGGTGAATTGGTTATTGGTATAGATGTTCAAGACAGTATTTCTAATGTAAAAACTGCAGCTGGCGATAAACCTGTAGAAGATGTTGTTATTAAGGAGTTAAACATTATTAGAAAAGGTAAAGACGCTAAATCCTTTGATGCACCTAGTACATTTAGTAATCATTTTGCAGAAGCAGAACGTAAAGAAAAAGAAAGAAAAGCTAAAGCAGAAGCTATTATTAAGGCAACAAAAGAAAAATTTAATAAACAAAAAGCTGAAGCAACCTTATTGGATTCTGGCTTACAGTATATTATTACCGAAAAAGGTACTGGCGAAAAATTACCTGAAAATGCCAGTGTACTTACACATTATGCCGTATATTTTGAGAACGGAAAATTACTCCAAACAAGTAAATTGGAAATTGCCGAAGCGCTTGATGCTGTAAATGAAAAAAGTAAAGCTGCAAATCGATACCGCCCTATAACTGCCGATATTGGTCCAGACGCAGAAATGATTGCTGGTTTTAAAGAAGGGGTTAGACAGTTAAGTGTTGGTGACAAGGCAACCTTATTTATTCCTTACCATTTGGCTTATGGCGAATCTGGTGGTAGAGGTATTCCTCCTAAATCTAATATTATTTTTGAAGTCGAAATACTAGAGCTTTTAAAGTAA
- the lgt gene encoding prolipoprotein diacylglyceryl transferase, giving the protein MHTLKFDWNPVTGIDIVGNFKIHFYSLMWVVAFIVGWYIMKRIFTKEKVSLDYLDPLFIYTVLATMLGARLGHVLFYQSELISQDFFSIFLPFKFKGGFEFTGFQGLASHGAAIGIILGMYLYRRKYKYKSLLWILDRVVISVASGAIFIRIGNFINSEIIGKVTDSGLGVRFIQDEYYKRQITQLTGIKDVQKAYNAVTDNPQFAELLEKVPYRHPSQLYESFCYIFVFLILWYFYSKTKKREQTGFLFGLFLILLWTIRFFIEFTKEPQGEEYINWANLNTGQWLSIPFILIGLYFMFIYKPKTAVK; this is encoded by the coding sequence ATGCATACATTAAAATTTGATTGGAACCCTGTAACTGGAATTGACATTGTTGGAAATTTCAAGATACATTTCTATAGCCTCATGTGGGTCGTTGCCTTTATAGTTGGCTGGTACATTATGAAACGTATTTTTACTAAGGAAAAAGTATCTTTAGACTATCTTGATCCTTTATTTATATATACGGTACTGGCAACCATGCTAGGAGCACGTTTGGGGCATGTTTTATTTTATCAATCGGAATTAATATCGCAGGACTTTTTTAGTATTTTTCTTCCATTCAAATTTAAAGGCGGCTTTGAGTTTACCGGTTTTCAAGGTCTGGCAAGTCATGGTGCAGCCATAGGTATTATACTCGGTATGTACTTGTATCGTAGAAAATACAAGTATAAGTCGTTATTATGGATTTTAGACCGTGTTGTTATTTCGGTTGCTTCGGGAGCTATTTTTATTAGAATTGGGAATTTTATCAATTCTGAAATTATAGGAAAAGTTACAGACTCTGGTTTAGGAGTTCGTTTTATTCAGGATGAATACTATAAAAGACAAATTACACAACTTACAGGTATTAAAGACGTACAAAAAGCGTATAATGCAGTAACAGATAATCCGCAATTTGCCGAACTATTGGAAAAGGTACCGTATAGACACCCTTCGCAGCTATATGAATCTTTCTGCTACATTTTTGTGTTCTTAATTCTATGGTATTTCTATTCTAAAACCAAAAAAAGAGAGCAAACTGGTTTTCTATTTGGATTATTTTTAATCTTATTATGGACCATTCGTTTCTTTATTGAGTTTACAAAAGAACCTCAAGGTGAAGAGTATATTAATTGGGCCAATTTAAATACAGGCCAATGGCTTAGTATTCCGTTTATTCTAATTGGTTTATACTTTATGTTTATTTACAAACCAAAAACAGCTGTTAAATAA
- a CDS encoding DUF192 domain-containing protein, with protein MIFIISSGLALSLSSCKKDKKIIKQTEVAFKKEGEFIIFKSIDSTQIKLDIEIADTDFDIQTGLMYRNSMDKNRGMLFVFEDERERFFYMKNTKIPLDLIYINEKKNIVSFQKNAKPFDESSLPSTFPAKYVLEINAGLVDTWGISVGDSISYTTN; from the coding sequence TTGATTTTTATTATTTCGAGTGGTTTAGCATTAAGCCTATCGTCTTGTAAAAAGGATAAAAAAATTATAAAACAAACCGAAGTGGCTTTTAAAAAAGAAGGCGAATTTATCATTTTCAAGTCCATTGATTCCACACAGATAAAACTAGATATTGAAATAGCCGATACCGATTTCGATATTCAAACCGGGCTCATGTACAGAAACTCGATGGATAAAAACAGAGGTATGCTTTTCGTTTTCGAAGACGAAAGAGAGCGTTTCTTTTATATGAAAAACACCAAAATACCTTTAGATTTAATTTATATAAACGAGAAAAAAAATATAGTGAGCTTTCAAAAAAACGCAAAACCGTTTGATGAAAGCTCCTTACCTTCTACGTTTCCCGCAAAATATGTGCTAGAAATTAATGCCGGTTTAGTTGATACCTGGGGAATTTCTGTTGGCGATAGCATAAGTTACACCACAAACTAA
- a CDS encoding valine--tRNA ligase: MQIPSKYEASQAESKWYDYWMKHNYFHSEPDEREPYTIVIPPPNVTGVLHMGHMLNNTIQDVLIRRARLQGKNACWVPGTDHASIATEAKVVAKLKEQGIDKNDLSRDEFLKHAWDWTHEYGGVILEQLKKLGCSCDWERTKFTMDDDMSEAVIKVFVDLYNKGLIYRGYRMVNWDPEAKTTLSDEEVIHEERQGNLYYLKYKIEGSNDTLTIATTRPETIFGDTAICINPNDERFQHLKGKKAIVPICNRVVPIIEDEYVDVEFGTGCLKVTPAHDENDKNLGDKHKLEVVDIFNEDATLNSYGLHFEGQDRFVARKAVAKELEETGVLVKTETHINKVGTSERTKAVIEPRLSDQWFLKMEELVKPAIKAVLGEDSEIKLFPKKFENTYRHWMENIRDWNISRQLLWGQQIPAYYYGKGKEDFVVAEHIEDAVKLAREKTSNSELQTSDLTQDTDALDTWFSSWLWPISVFDGIRNPENDDIKYYYPTNDLVTGPDILFFWVARMIISGYEYKGDKPFNNVYLTGLVRDKQRRKMSKQLGNSPDALKLIEEYGAGGVRVGLLLSSAAGNDLMFDEALCQQGKGFGNKIWNAYRLVDGWQVDDSIEQPESSKIAIDWYESKFQKTLIEIEDHFSKYRLSDALMTIYKLIYDDFCGWFLEMIKPAYQQPIDAKTLKSAITIFEDNLKIVHPFMPFLTEDIWHYIADRTPEEALIVAKWPESKEINEALVNEFEFASEVISGIRNIRKQKNIAFKDAIGFSVINNEKANTTFDSIISKLGNLESIDYVSDAVDGALTFRVKSNEYFIPMAGSIDVEAEVKKLTEELNYTEGFLKSVQKKLSNERFVNGAPEQVVASEKKKEADALAKIETLKASLASLG; the protein is encoded by the coding sequence ATGCAAATACCTTCAAAATACGAGGCAAGTCAAGCAGAAAGCAAGTGGTATGATTACTGGATGAAGCATAACTATTTTCATTCAGAACCAGATGAAAGAGAGCCCTATACCATTGTAATACCTCCGCCAAATGTAACAGGAGTTTTACATATGGGGCATATGCTTAATAACACCATTCAGGATGTGTTAATTCGTCGTGCACGTTTACAAGGAAAAAATGCATGCTGGGTACCTGGTACAGACCATGCATCTATTGCTACCGAGGCAAAAGTTGTTGCTAAATTAAAAGAGCAGGGTATTGATAAAAATGATTTATCTCGCGATGAGTTTTTAAAACATGCTTGGGATTGGACACATGAATATGGAGGCGTTATTTTAGAGCAACTTAAAAAATTAGGATGTTCTTGTGATTGGGAGCGTACTAAGTTTACTATGGATGATGACATGAGTGAAGCGGTTATCAAGGTATTTGTAGACTTGTATAATAAAGGTTTGATTTACCGTGGTTATCGTATGGTAAACTGGGACCCTGAAGCAAAAACAACCTTGTCGGACGAAGAGGTTATTCATGAGGAGCGTCAAGGAAACCTGTATTATCTTAAATATAAGATTGAAGGAAGCAACGATACTTTAACTATAGCTACAACACGTCCTGAGACTATTTTTGGAGATACAGCCATTTGTATTAATCCGAACGATGAAAGGTTCCAGCATTTAAAAGGTAAAAAGGCTATTGTGCCTATATGCAATCGCGTTGTTCCTATTATTGAAGACGAATATGTTGATGTTGAGTTTGGTACGGGATGTTTAAAAGTTACGCCAGCGCATGATGAAAATGATAAGAATTTAGGAGATAAGCACAAGCTGGAAGTTGTAGATATTTTTAATGAAGATGCTACTTTAAACAGTTACGGCTTGCATTTTGAAGGTCAAGATCGTTTTGTAGCCAGAAAAGCAGTTGCTAAAGAATTAGAAGAAACAGGGGTTTTAGTAAAAACCGAAACCCACATTAATAAAGTAGGAACTTCTGAAAGAACCAAGGCAGTTATAGAGCCACGTTTAAGCGATCAATGGTTTTTAAAAATGGAAGAATTGGTAAAACCGGCGATTAAGGCGGTTTTAGGAGAAGATTCCGAAATAAAATTATTTCCTAAGAAATTTGAAAATACCTACCGTCATTGGATGGAGAATATTCGTGATTGGAATATATCGCGTCAATTACTTTGGGGGCAACAAATCCCTGCGTATTACTACGGCAAAGGAAAAGAAGATTTTGTAGTAGCAGAACATATAGAAGACGCCGTAAAATTGGCAAGAGAAAAGACATCGAATTCCGAACTTCAAACTTCGGATTTAACACAAGATACCGATGCTCTAGATACTTGGTTTAGCTCGTGGTTGTGGCCAATTAGTGTTTTTGACGGGATAAGGAATCCTGAAAATGACGACATTAAATACTATTACCCAACAAACGATTTGGTAACAGGTCCAGATATTTTATTCTTTTGGGTAGCACGTATGATCATTTCAGGGTATGAGTATAAAGGTGATAAGCCTTTTAACAATGTGTATTTAACAGGATTGGTTCGCGATAAGCAACGTCGTAAAATGTCTAAGCAACTGGGGAATTCGCCAGATGCCTTAAAGCTAATAGAAGAATATGGAGCTGGTGGTGTTCGTGTTGGATTATTGCTAAGTTCTGCAGCAGGAAACGATTTAATGTTCGATGAGGCACTTTGTCAGCAAGGAAAAGGTTTCGGTAATAAGATTTGGAATGCTTACCGATTGGTTGATGGGTGGCAGGTTGATGATAGTATAGAACAGCCAGAGTCTAGTAAAATAGCTATAGATTGGTATGAGTCCAAATTTCAAAAAACTTTAATTGAAATTGAAGATCATTTTAGTAAATATAGATTGAGTGATGCTTTAATGACCATATACAAGCTTATTTATGATGATTTTTGTGGTTGGTTCTTAGAAATGATTAAACCGGCATATCAACAACCTATTGATGCCAAAACTTTAAAAAGCGCTATCACCATTTTTGAGGATAACCTAAAGATAGTACACCCTTTTATGCCATTTTTAACAGAAGATATTTGGCATTATATAGCAGACAGAACTCCAGAAGAAGCATTAATTGTTGCAAAATGGCCAGAGTCTAAGGAAATAAATGAGGCTTTGGTTAATGAGTTTGAATTTGCTTCGGAAGTTATTTCTGGAATTAGAAATATTAGAAAACAAAAGAACATCGCTTTTAAAGATGCTATTGGGTTTTCTGTAATTAATAACGAGAAAGCCAATACAACTTTCGATAGTATTATTTCTAAATTAGGAAACTTAGAAAGTATCGATTATGTTTCTGATGCTGTTGATGGTGCCTTAACTTTTAGGGTAAAGTCTAATGAGTATTTTATACCTATGGCTGGAAGTATCGATGTTGAGGCGGAAGTTAAAAAGCTAACTGAAGAATTAAATTATACAGAAGGCTTTTTGAAATCTGTACAAAAGAAACTTTCTAACGAGCGTTTTGTTAATGGCGCACCAGAACAGGTGGTTGCAAGCGAGAAGAAAAAGGAAGCTGATGCTTTGGCTAAAATAGAGACGCTTAAAGCTAGTTTGGCTAGTTTGGGGTAG
- a CDS encoding DUF1573 domain-containing protein, producing MKKLITILFIGLISLAVNAQDKVAKIKFKSETIDYGTIEKGSNGVRVFEFTNTGDAPLIISKVSSSCGCTIPKKPKDPILPGQTGEIEVKYDTNRVNPIRKTITVMSNADTPTIALKIKGLVVDSSKKSVLEKKDKSIVQQ from the coding sequence ATGAAAAAATTAATTACAATTTTATTTATCGGATTAATCAGTTTAGCTGTAAATGCGCAAGATAAAGTAGCAAAAATTAAGTTTAAGTCTGAAACTATCGATTATGGAACTATCGAAAAAGGCTCTAACGGCGTACGTGTTTTTGAATTTACAAATACGGGTGACGCTCCCCTTATAATTTCTAAGGTTTCATCTAGTTGTGGTTGTACCATTCCTAAAAAGCCAAAAGATCCTATTTTACCTGGACAAACTGGAGAAATCGAGGTTAAGTACGACACTAATAGAGTAAATCCTATTAGAAAAACAATAACAGTTATGTCTAATGCAGACACACCTACGATAGCTTTAAAAATAAAAGGCTTGGTTGTAGATTCTAGTAAGAAAAGTGTATTAGAAAAGAAAGATAAAAGTATTGTTCAGCAATAA